The following are from one region of the Paenibacillus sp. JZ16 genome:
- a CDS encoding TetR/AcrR family transcriptional regulator, translating into MPRSKEQFEEMRNVTREKIHSAAMQLFVNQGFGSTNVQDIADTAGISIGLLYRHYKNKDQLFNELVAYAVAGLKRNITFFESDQSPKKLMAQFVDEVYTDMISGEELTHLLILINQSLLAGAATASKHYEQILQVNARLLDSTAQLIRKGQERGEFHSGDAQEMAALFYASIQGLAQMKVLLKSNFTMPSPSILTAFLFKERE; encoded by the coding sequence TTGCCACGCAGCAAGGAACAGTTTGAAGAAATGCGCAATGTTACTAGGGAAAAAATCCATTCAGCCGCGATGCAGTTATTTGTTAATCAAGGTTTTGGCTCGACGAATGTTCAAGATATTGCGGATACAGCTGGCATTAGCATTGGGCTGCTGTATCGTCATTACAAAAACAAGGATCAGTTATTTAACGAGTTGGTTGCTTACGCGGTTGCAGGATTGAAACGCAATATTACATTCTTTGAATCCGACCAATCCCCTAAAAAGTTGATGGCACAGTTTGTCGACGAAGTCTACACGGACATGATCAGCGGGGAGGAACTAACCCATCTACTGATCCTTATTAATCAATCTCTATTAGCTGGAGCCGCCACAGCCTCGAAACATTATGAACAGATCCTCCAGGTAAATGCCAGGCTGCTTGATTCTACGGCACAGCTCATTCGAAAGGGGCAAGAGCGCGGGGAATTTCACTCGGGTGATGCGCAGGAAATGGCAGCTCTTTTTTATGCGTCAATTCAGGGATTGGCTCAGATGAAAGTATTACTAAAGAGCAACTTTACCATGCCCTCTCCATCTATCCTCACCGCATTTCTATTTAAGGAAAGGGAGTGA
- a CDS encoding extracellular solute-binding protein, translating into MQKRKSVWRRAISVLFMASLLLSACGGSGSGSGSSNETAKTDPSTVANDGPFGKYDPPIEVSFVRDLSDVVENNVLGVLKDETIDNNRWTQLYEQELGIKVKYKWVVKGSPTSDQYLQKINVTLASGDLPDVIPVNATQLKQLADSDQIMDMTELYETYASPMTKEVLLQEGTSAFDAATFDGKLMAIPQLESSIERSMYIWIRTDWLEKLGLAPPKTMADVLAISKAFTENDPDGNGVQDTYGLGVTKDLWGGAMGLEGFMAGYNAYPNIWIEDDSGKLVFGSIQPEVKKALQVLQEMSKNGQIDQEFGIKDGGKVSEQISAGKIGMEYGEQWNSIWPLQLNRDNDPNAQWQAFPIVSESGEAPKVPLKFSTTRFFAVKKDAAHPEAVIKMFNLHLEKNWGETAEFDKYFAPPEAESVWQLSPVTPYPVMKNVDAFREIDAARKAGDFSKLTGEAKTIQEKLEAYESGSSEGFALWGWERIYGEQGSMGIADQYDKNDQFLQEKFVGAPTPTMVERKTTLEKMQNEVFVKIILGESIDTFDRFVEDWKKLGGDQITQEVNEWYEQAKR; encoded by the coding sequence ATGCAAAAAAGGAAATCAGTATGGCGAAGAGCGATATCCGTATTATTCATGGCGTCACTCCTGCTCTCGGCCTGCGGAGGCAGCGGGTCCGGCAGCGGCAGCTCGAACGAAACGGCCAAGACCGATCCAAGCACCGTAGCGAATGACGGCCCTTTCGGCAAATATGATCCGCCAATCGAGGTATCGTTCGTAAGGGATCTTAGCGACGTCGTGGAAAATAACGTGCTGGGCGTGCTTAAAGACGAAACGATCGACAACAATCGATGGACACAATTGTATGAGCAGGAGCTTGGCATCAAAGTCAAGTACAAATGGGTGGTCAAAGGCAGTCCAACCTCCGACCAATACCTGCAGAAAATTAACGTGACGCTGGCTTCGGGCGACCTTCCGGACGTGATTCCGGTCAACGCCACCCAGCTCAAGCAATTGGCGGATTCGGACCAAATCATGGATATGACGGAACTTTACGAAACGTACGCTTCCCCGATGACGAAGGAAGTGCTGCTTCAAGAAGGGACGAGTGCTTTTGACGCCGCGACGTTCGACGGAAAACTGATGGCAATTCCTCAACTGGAATCCTCGATCGAGCGTTCCATGTACATCTGGATCCGGACGGACTGGCTGGAGAAGCTGGGACTTGCGCCGCCGAAAACGATGGCTGACGTGCTGGCCATATCGAAAGCGTTTACGGAGAACGATCCGGACGGGAATGGTGTGCAGGATACGTACGGACTTGGCGTTACGAAGGATTTATGGGGGGGCGCGATGGGGCTTGAGGGATTTATGGCCGGCTATAATGCCTACCCTAACATTTGGATCGAGGATGACTCCGGCAAGCTCGTCTTTGGGAGCATCCAGCCGGAAGTGAAAAAGGCGCTTCAGGTTTTGCAAGAGATGTCCAAAAACGGACAGATCGACCAAGAGTTCGGTATCAAAGACGGAGGCAAGGTTTCGGAGCAAATCTCGGCCGGCAAGATCGGTATGGAGTACGGCGAGCAGTGGAATTCCATCTGGCCGCTTCAGCTGAACCGCGATAACGATCCGAATGCGCAGTGGCAAGCGTTCCCGATCGTATCCGAATCGGGGGAAGCACCGAAGGTGCCGCTCAAATTCAGCACCACCCGATTCTTCGCCGTCAAGAAGGATGCGGCACATCCGGAAGCCGTCATCAAAATGTTCAATCTGCATCTCGAGAAAAACTGGGGGGAAACCGCCGAATTCGATAAATACTTTGCGCCGCCGGAAGCCGAAAGCGTATGGCAGCTGTCTCCGGTCACGCCGTATCCGGTCATGAAGAACGTGGATGCGTTCCGGGAAATCGATGCGGCGCGCAAGGCCGGCGACTTCTCGAAGTTAACCGGAGAGGCCAAGACGATCCAGGAAAAACTGGAGGCTTACGAATCGGGCTCATCCGAAGGCTTTGCGCTATGGGGCTGGGAACGGATTTACGGGGAACAGGGCTCCATGGGAATCGCCGACCAATACGATAAAAACGACCAATTCCTGCAGGAAAAATTCGTCGGCGCTCCGACCCCGACGATGGTCGAGCGCAAGACGACGCTCGAAAAAATGCAAAACGAGGTTTTCGTCAAGATTATTTTAGGCGAATCCATCGACACCTTCGACCGGTTCGTAGAGGATTGGAAAAAGCTCGGCGGGGATCAAATCACGCAAGAAGTCAACGAGTGGTACGAACAGGCGAAGCGATAA
- a CDS encoding GNAT family N-acetyltransferase, with translation MDISIRNAHQDDYESLLPLFRQVHDLHVFERPDLYKENSTPVGKEFFLSQLIDHKQHIFVATIGLEIIGLVVTKEEDITENSFVNARKLLYVNSLCVSETYRNKGVGKRRMQYVIDFGGSLKVDSIELGVSENNASAYSFYTSFGMTTKSRKMEFRLN, from the coding sequence ATGGATATATCTATCCGAAACGCTCACCAAGATGACTACGAGTCTTTGTTACCTTTGTTTAGGCAGGTTCATGATCTCCACGTTTTTGAAAGACCCGATTTGTATAAAGAAAACTCAACACCAGTCGGGAAGGAATTTTTCTTAAGCCAGCTAATTGATCACAAACAGCATATTTTTGTTGCTACCATAGGCTTAGAGATAATCGGACTAGTAGTGACGAAGGAAGAAGACATAACGGAAAATTCATTTGTAAATGCGAGAAAGCTATTATATGTAAATAGTTTGTGTGTTTCCGAAACGTATAGAAATAAGGGAGTGGGAAAGAGACGTATGCAATATGTTATTGATTTCGGAGGAAGCCTGAAAGTCGATAGTATTGAATTAGGGGTATCGGAGAACAATGCTTCTGCATATTCGTTTTATACATCATTTGGAATGACAACGAAGAGTAGAAAAATGGAGTTTAGGTTGAACTAA
- a CDS encoding extracellular solute-binding protein — MKKALKLMTVMAMSALLVMTMAACSGNGTNTGNEATTKPDAEKPVLKRLNVWQNEEYNAYPVAKLLEEKTGYKVQYDMLPQDKWAEKLNLIMSSGEAYDIVTSYNDMALYSDYAQKGALVDLTPLIDEFGPNIKAAIKPESLEALKVNGKLYALPVTVTYDINSSILIRTDWLDKLGLSMPTTTEELTNVLTQFKEKDPGGNGDRNVPLTIKGDQSMIDNLVGAFGIANTWNDVDGKLVPRVMDPAFKDYVSYVGNLYEKGLIDREFVANKDATAKEKFASGVAGAIVVHWADIPAISDSLAKTKPEAKFAFVPALKGPNGEAGFAANAGFDRLTYIPKASTHPEDAIKWINASLEPETFKNMAIGVEGTHYKIVDGAYEPIQPIFTDERNLANNYMAGTDEENYPQYWQARVRKNPVMFEAFNFLNNEQPAEVKIKNVLGLAPYMQQYSKTNQQLSTMVGDYTVKLIAGAESIDGLADFQSKFMSAGGEAASKEINDWYATTK, encoded by the coding sequence ATGAAAAAAGCATTGAAACTTATGACTGTCATGGCCATGTCTGCGCTTCTGGTTATGACGATGGCTGCTTGTTCCGGCAACGGAACGAACACGGGCAACGAAGCGACGACCAAACCGGATGCGGAGAAGCCAGTCTTAAAGCGACTGAACGTATGGCAGAACGAAGAATACAATGCATACCCGGTAGCCAAGCTGCTCGAAGAAAAAACGGGCTACAAAGTGCAATACGATATGCTGCCTCAAGACAAGTGGGCGGAGAAGCTGAACCTGATCATGTCCTCCGGCGAAGCGTATGACATCGTCACTTCCTATAACGACATGGCCTTGTATTCGGATTATGCGCAGAAGGGTGCGCTCGTCGACCTGACGCCGCTCATCGACGAATTCGGCCCAAATATTAAGGCGGCTATAAAGCCGGAATCATTGGAAGCGCTTAAGGTAAATGGCAAGCTATATGCACTCCCGGTAACCGTGACGTACGATATCAACAGCTCCATTCTCATCCGTACGGATTGGCTCGACAAGCTGGGTCTGTCCATGCCGACGACGACCGAAGAGCTGACGAACGTTCTAACGCAGTTCAAGGAGAAGGACCCAGGCGGCAACGGCGACCGCAATGTGCCGCTTACGATCAAGGGCGACCAATCGATGATTGACAACCTCGTAGGCGCGTTCGGCATCGCCAACACATGGAACGACGTAGACGGCAAGCTCGTGCCGCGTGTCATGGACCCGGCATTTAAGGATTATGTCTCTTACGTAGGCAACCTGTATGAGAAAGGATTGATCGACCGAGAATTCGTAGCCAACAAGGACGCTACGGCGAAGGAGAAATTCGCAAGCGGCGTGGCCGGCGCCATTGTCGTTCACTGGGCGGACATTCCGGCCATCTCGGATTCGCTTGCGAAGACCAAGCCGGAGGCCAAATTCGCTTTCGTGCCGGCGCTTAAGGGCCCTAACGGTGAAGCCGGCTTCGCGGCAAACGCCGGATTTGACCGTCTGACGTACATCCCGAAAGCATCAACGCATCCGGAAGATGCGATCAAATGGATCAATGCAAGCCTGGAGCCGGAAACGTTCAAAAATATGGCGATCGGCGTGGAAGGCACGCATTATAAAATAGTAGACGGAGCATACGAGCCAATCCAGCCGATCTTCACCGACGAGCGCAACCTGGCTAATAACTACATGGCGGGCACGGATGAAGAAAACTATCCGCAATACTGGCAAGCGCGCGTTCGCAAAAACCCGGTTATGTTCGAAGCGTTTAACTTCCTCAACAACGAGCAGCCTGCCGAAGTGAAAATCAAAAACGTTCTCGGTCTTGCTCCGTACATGCAGCAATATTCGAAGACGAATCAGCAATTGAGCACAATGGTTGGCGACTACACGGTCAAACTGATTGCCGGCGCGGAGTCCATCGACGGCCTTGCCGACTTTCAATCCAAATTTATGTCTGCGGGCGGGGAAGCGGCTTCAAAGGAAATTAATGACTGGTACGCAACGACTAAATAA
- a CDS encoding GNAT family N-acetyltransferase, whose amino-acid sequence MINVVKADQAEFDVRRGISEIFAEGFTQWLGFFSKDPKKIAAAFAHMFALDQFYVALYKGQVIGMASCTDGTSLSVKLDTKELRKHLGIYKGSLAGIFLKKEFETPFVNPSPGVGSIEFVGTAAEFRGQGIASQMIRHILEDTPYEAYLIEEVADTNIPAMKLYSKLGFEEYKRRQIPMKRAKKIGINYLISLKYSK is encoded by the coding sequence ATGATTAACGTGGTTAAAGCTGATCAGGCCGAGTTTGATGTGAGGCGAGGGATATCTGAAATATTCGCAGAGGGATTCACACAATGGCTAGGGTTTTTCTCCAAGGATCCTAAGAAGATTGCTGCAGCGTTCGCTCATATGTTCGCTCTGGATCAATTTTATGTGGCTTTATACAAGGGACAAGTGATCGGGATGGCTTCTTGCACGGATGGAACTTCACTCTCGGTTAAACTTGATACAAAGGAGCTTCGCAAACATTTAGGCATTTATAAAGGAAGTTTAGCTGGTATTTTCCTGAAAAAAGAATTTGAAACTCCCTTTGTTAATCCTTCACCTGGTGTAGGCTCAATCGAATTCGTAGGAACAGCTGCCGAATTCAGGGGGCAAGGTATTGCTTCTCAAATGATTCGTCATATCCTTGAGGATACACCTTATGAGGCTTACTTGATTGAAGAAGTTGCTGATACCAATATCCCAGCCATGAAACTCTATTCTAAATTAGGTTTTGAAGAATATAAACGCAGGCAAATACCTATGAAAAGGGCAAAGAAGATCGGGATCAACTACCTTATATCATTGAAATATTCGAAATAA
- a CDS encoding cache domain-containing sensor histidine kinase, which yields MRRAWNVVTGLLSPLCQPAAIRRFSIPRSWLIAYLLLIVLPAGIFLYGYYARSADILRGEVIRTMQQALKQAGSNLSYRLERIEDISDAAFMNANLHSYLSINSDDQSIGTQIKVIEDLRYLVETVQSNADVFHVRVFVDKSKLYAEERINFFTLDSLMVRPWFHSIIDGNGGIVWTGVYEESYLGAPNETILSAARMLRDPDDYDKVSGVLMIDVRQDILSTILSELQFAPGTAVYLVAEDGAIVYHPDAALIGTAVEPHMLDALNEGAEGTESLLLNNVQSDVLYTTLDPTGWKLVAQGTESQLSPATQRLTKRSEWRSLIEYVALFLILPFVLLAIIVRGMNRRVNHVITVIRKEGKEGKDAIDGLHELPAVNGDFHMLERSVDHLILRVRTLVEENYTAEIREREAQLSALQAQINPHFLYNTLDTINWIAIGKGATDISMMIDSLAKYFRLSLNKGNTIVSVTDELRLAEVYLEIQQSRFFGSFDFKVAAGDELEAYRMPKLILQPIVENALLHGIRKAKDRKGLINITVELDQGDIVFVISDNGIGMDEELSRRLLTEERVGSGDHSGNGNSYGLFNVNERIKLYSGEGYGLSVSSKLCVGTSVTVRMKAELATSRNS from the coding sequence ATGCGTAGAGCCTGGAACGTTGTAACAGGCCTGCTTTCGCCGCTGTGCCAGCCAGCGGCGATTCGCCGTTTCTCGATCCCCCGTTCTTGGTTAATCGCGTATCTGCTGCTCATTGTGCTTCCGGCGGGCATTTTCTTGTATGGCTATTACGCGCGTTCTGCGGATATTCTGAGGGGCGAGGTCATCCGGACGATGCAGCAAGCGCTTAAGCAGGCCGGGAGCAATCTCTCCTACCGGCTGGAGCGCATCGAGGATATAAGCGACGCCGCTTTCATGAACGCAAACCTGCATTCGTACTTATCGATTAATTCGGATGATCAGTCCATCGGTACACAGATCAAGGTGATTGAGGATTTGAGGTATTTGGTCGAGACCGTACAGTCTAATGCTGACGTGTTCCATGTTCGGGTGTTCGTGGACAAATCTAAGTTGTATGCGGAAGAGAGAATCAATTTCTTCACGCTGGATAGCTTGATGGTTAGACCGTGGTTTCATTCCATCATCGATGGAAACGGCGGAATCGTATGGACGGGCGTTTATGAGGAGTCGTATCTCGGTGCGCCCAATGAGACGATATTATCTGCTGCGCGTATGCTGCGGGATCCCGATGATTATGACAAAGTGTCCGGTGTGCTCATGATCGACGTCCGTCAAGACATCCTCTCCACTATTCTATCTGAGCTGCAGTTCGCCCCGGGCACAGCGGTATACCTTGTTGCTGAGGATGGCGCAATCGTTTATCACCCTGATGCGGCGCTTATCGGCACGGCGGTTGAACCTCACATGCTGGATGCGCTGAACGAGGGGGCGGAAGGAACAGAGTCGCTTCTGCTGAACAATGTACAAAGCGATGTGTTGTATACGACGCTTGACCCGACGGGCTGGAAGCTTGTCGCCCAGGGAACGGAATCCCAGCTGTCGCCGGCTACGCAGCGACTGACAAAGCGGTCAGAGTGGCGCTCGCTGATCGAATATGTCGCGTTGTTCCTGATCCTTCCGTTTGTCCTTCTGGCGATTATCGTGAGGGGAATGAATCGGCGCGTCAACCACGTGATCACTGTCATCCGGAAGGAAGGCAAGGAGGGCAAGGATGCGATTGACGGTCTACATGAGTTACCGGCGGTTAATGGTGACTTCCATATGCTGGAGCGAAGCGTCGACCACCTGATCCTGCGTGTGCGTACGCTCGTCGAAGAAAACTACACAGCCGAGATTCGCGAACGGGAAGCCCAACTGTCGGCGCTGCAGGCGCAGATCAACCCACACTTCCTTTACAATACGCTGGATACGATCAACTGGATCGCCATCGGTAAGGGCGCGACCGACATCAGCATGATGATTGACAGTCTCGCGAAGTATTTCCGCCTGAGTCTCAATAAAGGCAATACCATCGTAAGCGTGACGGACGAGCTAAGGCTGGCAGAGGTATATCTCGAAATTCAGCAGAGCCGCTTCTTCGGCTCGTTCGACTTCAAAGTGGCAGCGGGGGATGAGTTGGAAGCATATCGTATGCCTAAGCTTATTTTGCAGCCGATTGTCGAGAACGCATTGCTGCACGGCATACGTAAGGCGAAGGACCGGAAGGGACTTATCAATATTACTGTGGAGTTGGATCAAGGTGACATCGTTTTCGTGATTTCGGATAACGGCATCGGCATGGACGAGGAGCTGTCCCGCCGTCTGCTGACGGAGGAGCGAGTCGGCTCTGGCGATCATTCGGGCAACGGAAACTCCTACGGCTTGTTTAACGTGAACGAGCGGATCAAGCTGTACTCTGGCGAGGGGTATGGCCTGAGCGTCTCGTCGAAGCTCTGTGTAGGTACCTCCGTCACCGTCCGGATGAAAGCAGAGCTTGCGACCTCCCGGAATTCATGA
- a CDS encoding FAD-dependent oxidoreductase, which translates to MNNAVYSFERHVKTHTKADVVVIGGGPAGTAAAIGAARRGKQVILLEKSAQLGGMGTLANVSVFMPVGNVTGIYREIVKEMLADYLPAGHDESIAPQYSPFLLRQYLNDKMKKEGVSVYFHCEFVGTIRSGSGIGAVIVSTREGLRAIEGDVIIDCTGDARVAIDAGVPYRSGRESDGLTQPMTLMFTMQDTGKPVEKILPDGCYYYEEVSDLPQGRRLYWKQRDDGVLLINMSRVKANGADMEQVNYAETEALKQVFSIAHYLQRTGFETYAIAHIAPQTGVRETNQIEGLYTLTEQDVVSGTRFPDVVAQTNYEIDIHSPDAGKTTDERRVDGYDIPYRTMVPVGDIDNLLVAGRSISATHVAMSSMRVQATCYALGQAAGIAAAISLEDGVSVREVDIDKVQAELANQDARLLGR; encoded by the coding sequence ATGAATAATGCAGTGTATTCGTTCGAACGTCACGTGAAAACCCATACCAAGGCGGACGTCGTCGTCATCGGAGGCGGACCTGCGGGGACAGCCGCTGCCATTGGCGCGGCCAGACGCGGCAAACAAGTGATCTTGCTGGAGAAGTCCGCTCAGCTCGGCGGGATGGGGACGCTTGCCAACGTAAGCGTGTTTATGCCTGTCGGCAATGTGACCGGCATCTACCGCGAGATCGTCAAGGAGATGCTGGCCGACTATCTGCCCGCCGGCCACGACGAATCGATCGCGCCGCAATATTCGCCATTTTTGCTACGCCAATACTTGAATGACAAAATGAAAAAGGAAGGCGTATCGGTCTACTTCCATTGTGAATTCGTTGGCACGATACGCAGCGGCAGCGGGATCGGTGCGGTTATCGTATCGACGCGCGAAGGCCTAAGAGCGATAGAAGGTGATGTCATCATCGATTGCACGGGCGACGCGCGAGTAGCCATCGACGCGGGTGTGCCTTACCGCTCGGGCCGCGAGTCTGATGGACTCACGCAGCCGATGACACTTATGTTTACGATGCAGGATACGGGAAAGCCAGTAGAGAAGATACTTCCGGATGGCTGTTATTATTACGAGGAGGTATCCGACCTGCCGCAGGGGCGCAGGTTATATTGGAAGCAGCGCGACGACGGCGTGTTGCTGATTAACATGTCGCGCGTCAAGGCGAACGGAGCCGATATGGAGCAAGTCAATTACGCGGAGACCGAAGCGCTTAAGCAGGTGTTCTCCATTGCGCATTATTTGCAGAGAACGGGCTTCGAGACATATGCCATCGCACACATCGCTCCGCAGACAGGTGTTAGGGAGACCAATCAAATCGAAGGGTTATACACGTTGACCGAACAAGATGTTGTAAGCGGTACGCGTTTCCCGGATGTGGTCGCCCAAACAAATTACGAGATCGATATTCATAGCCCGGACGCGGGCAAGACAACCGACGAGCGCCGCGTCGACGGCTACGATATACCGTATCGCACGATGGTGCCTGTAGGCGATATCGATAACCTGCTCGTTGCGGGCAGATCGATCTCCGCAACGCATGTCGCCATGTCCTCGATGCGCGTCCAAGCGACTTGTTACGCGCTGGGTCAAGCAGCGGGCATTGCGGCCGCAATCTCCCTCGAAGACGGCGTGTCCGTTCGCGAAGTAGACATCGACAAGGTGCAAGCCGAGCTTGCCAATCAAGACGCTAGACTGTTAGGCCGATAA
- a CDS encoding response regulator: MYRLLIVDDEPAVRAGLRTYFDWAAYGIEVAGEADDGDVALEMITRDQPDLILTDVRMPTMDGITMSQCISAEYPSIKIIFVSGHDDADYLKSAMKVSAVDYIFKPVNLQELSTVIERVVADLDAESSERIHKQELLVKLKEGMPLLREKFLLSMISEGAPKSELAERVSFLGLNLPVDASYWVMVVSVDDLADVMASRSERDRQLLWYSVLNVYEELLDTHMRGYAFEHRTGEFVGVLQGSEPGGDSATEAAEALFALAGDLRSNLERWLKIGVTIGISDLAGGLSGLAPAYKQAREAADYKWYLGKNRIITMDSLEGAVPEDGAMRRYDFELNEKLISALKADDEDKISEAVEMIFSSLSYTRPDGLKYGRNLCMQLVLGIGQLLMELGAGDPDLEIMEAELTEALYAKETLKDLRGLIESYLATVSEHIREKRTGKVANVIERVRGYIDQNYANGGLTVADIGKAVYLSSTYVSLLFKQETGQTVGEYLTQVRVDKAKNLLRDPQYKFYDICYAIGYTDPSYFTKLFKKVTGVTPSAYRDSHA, encoded by the coding sequence ATGTATCGATTGCTTATCGTGGATGACGAACCGGCGGTCCGGGCGGGCCTGCGCACTTATTTCGATTGGGCTGCTTACGGAATTGAAGTGGCGGGCGAAGCGGATGACGGAGACGTGGCTCTCGAGATGATCACCCGTGATCAGCCCGATCTTATACTCACGGATGTCCGGATGCCGACCATGGACGGCATTACAATGTCGCAGTGTATCTCGGCCGAATATCCTTCCATTAAGATCATATTCGTCAGCGGGCACGACGACGCCGATTATCTCAAGTCGGCAATGAAGGTCAGCGCGGTCGACTATATATTCAAGCCGGTTAATTTGCAGGAGCTGAGTACGGTCATTGAACGCGTCGTTGCCGATCTGGACGCGGAGAGCTCCGAACGGATTCATAAGCAGGAGCTGCTTGTTAAACTAAAGGAAGGTATGCCGCTCCTGCGTGAGAAGTTCCTGCTCTCCATGATCAGTGAGGGTGCGCCGAAGTCGGAATTGGCGGAGCGGGTATCGTTTCTGGGACTGAATTTGCCCGTGGACGCCTCCTATTGGGTGATGGTTGTCTCCGTGGATGATCTTGCCGATGTGATGGCCAGCCGTTCCGAGCGCGACCGCCAGCTGCTGTGGTATTCGGTGCTGAACGTCTACGAGGAGCTGCTGGATACGCATATGCGAGGGTATGCCTTCGAGCATCGTACCGGCGAATTTGTAGGCGTCCTGCAGGGATCGGAGCCCGGCGGCGATTCAGCAACCGAAGCGGCGGAGGCATTGTTTGCGCTGGCCGGCGATCTTCGCTCCAATCTGGAGCGCTGGCTCAAGATCGGCGTGACGATCGGCATTAGCGATCTGGCAGGCGGCTTATCCGGACTGGCGCCAGCTTACAAGCAAGCCCGCGAAGCGGCCGATTACAAGTGGTACCTCGGCAAAAACCGTATCATCACAATGGACAGTCTGGAGGGGGCGGTGCCGGAGGACGGCGCCATGCGCAGATACGATTTTGAGCTTAACGAGAAGCTGATCTCCGCACTTAAGGCGGACGATGAGGACAAGATTAGCGAAGCCGTGGAGATGATTTTTTCCAGCTTGTCCTACACCCGCCCGGACGGCCTGAAGTACGGCCGCAATCTGTGCATGCAGCTGGTGCTTGGGATTGGACAGCTGCTCATGGAGCTTGGCGCGGGGGACCCCGATCTGGAAATCATGGAAGCAGAGCTAACGGAGGCGTTGTACGCGAAGGAGACGTTAAAGGATTTGCGGGGGCTGATCGAATCGTATCTGGCGACTGTCAGCGAACACATCCGGGAGAAGCGGACTGGCAAGGTGGCAAACGTCATTGAGCGAGTACGCGGGTATATCGATCAGAACTACGCTAACGGCGGGCTTACCGTGGCCGATATCGGCAAGGCGGTCTATTTGTCTTCCACGTACGTCAGTCTCCTGTTTAAGCAAGAGACGGGACAAACCGTCGGCGAATATTTAACCCAGGTGCGAGTGGACAAAGCGAAGAATCTGCTGCGCGATCCGCAGTACAAGTTCTATGATATTTGCTACGCGATCGGATATACCGACCCCAGTTACTTCACAAAGCTGTTCAAAAAGGTGACGGGTGTTACACCTAGCGCGTACCGGGATTCTCATGCGTAG
- a CDS encoding HIT family protein yields MTASFSHKPEGYECPFCRIWGIERPNQGTKQREIIYQNEKVTAFIASKWWPNNKGHVLVVPNQHFENIFELPMDYAVEIHRAAQLTAFAMKSTYGCDGISTRQHNEPAGNQDVWHYHLHVYPRYENDQLYLTMGSQSDPDERSFYADKLRSWIKENT; encoded by the coding sequence ATGACAGCATCATTTTCACATAAGCCCGAAGGATACGAATGTCCATTTTGTCGTATTTGGGGTATCGAGCGACCTAATCAGGGAACAAAACAAAGGGAAATCATCTATCAGAATGAAAAGGTAACGGCATTTATCGCGAGCAAATGGTGGCCAAACAATAAAGGGCATGTTCTTGTTGTTCCTAATCAACATTTCGAGAACATCTTTGAACTCCCTATGGATTACGCTGTGGAAATTCACCGCGCGGCTCAGCTTACAGCATTTGCAATGAAAAGTACATATGGATGTGATGGAATATCTACGCGGCAACATAATGAACCTGCTGGCAATCAAGACGTGTGGCATTATCATCTCCATGTTTACCCTAGATATGAGAATGATCAACTTTATCTGACAATGGGTTCTCAGTCCGATCCAGATGAACGCTCTTTCTATGCAGATAAGTTGCGTTCTTGGATAAAGGAAAACACTTAA